The DNA sequence CACCCAGACGGGACGCTCTAAAACTAAAGCAAGTTTGCCTGCAAGGAGGCAGGcatgggggattttgacagggttgtcacacaaaaaaatccaagagcagggcagaaatctgagagcagaaattctaCGAGTGCACAGAAACAGCTTGAGGGCGAGGAGAAGAGCTGAAGatggagcaggaaatctgtgcaagcaacattgtatctgagtgcgagcacacagtttgagcagaaacagtaGATCTAAGcacaagcagaggctatttgagtgcgaaGGCAGGGTTTTGAGGgacaatattacaaaatctgaatatgaaatcaaaaaataatgctctcaaattgacataccactctcttgaataaagataggaaaaaagctccataaataaatatatttgtaaataacaaataaCCAAACATTAAGAACTATTATTGATACAACTTGCTTAATCATGAGTTAattaaaatattgaaatctgACAGTAAGGATCTTTAGCAACTGTTTATTGAGACACATTCTGGAAGATTCTGTTATGTAATTATAATATAAGGAATAAACTCTGCATTAAGGTTTGGTCTTAACTGCCGCTCCAGTTCCTCCTGGGTAATAGCCAGCGTGGACATATCTCTCTTCTGTGTTTCCATTTCCCCTCTCCACCTATAACAAATTACAGGTGTCAGCtctcatgaatgaatgaaaatcaaactgcagattaaaacagaacaaactctTTGAATAACGCTTTAGATTACAGCCAGCATAGTGTGAATATTTAGTTCATATAGGGTGTCAGTAAAATACTGGAGACATACAGTGGGCCAAAATGTAAAGGGACTGAGAAACAGACTAAATTACACTCTGTATTTTAATTACAAGTATTTAATAATTACAGGGTACAGTGACATTGTTAATGTGGAACaatgcatgaaaataaaaattataaagAGATTGATAGTGTCAATATTAAAGTGAAATTTGTGGTGGTTTCATCTgtacttgttaaaaaaaaatactttgtaaAAATAAGTTCATACATACACAGTActtacatttgttaaaaaaagtgtcttaaaccaggaaaaaaagttttacttTTATAGCTTTAACCatagaaaattaaatgtttaaaatgatagaaaataaaatgctaGAAAACAATAATATGATGTTTGATCCATCTGGTGATCAAAACTGAGTCTAAACTCCTCTTAGAAAACAACTTAATTCTTCATGTACGTAGTTTGGCTCCTTTTAATGCAACCCTGTCTCACAGACATTATGTTTGAACACTTTTTTTAGTAACAATAAATAGTTTAGAAGAACACATAATGTCAGCCAGATGACATTTCCTTTTAACATAACGAGGACATGTTGATACTGAACATAGCAGTGAAACATTCGATGACTTTAAAGGTGAGAGAACACAATGTTAAACCAGCACATTGTGACAATAGGAGAAGCTTCTTACAGTCAGTGGATGTTTTTACCTGATCAGGAGGCAGCTGATCATCTCTCACCACAGCGGCTGCATCAGTAGAAGTGAAGGCTGTGATGAGCAGGAAAACCTGCAGACACAACAGGACCAGCAGCACACTTTTGTCCATGGCTGATGAACAGAGTTTGACACAGCTGTTAAACACACACGTCTTTATATACCTACTGCCAACCAACCACTGTCATGAtgagaaagggaaagaaatTCAGAGGGTGTATGCAGATGCAAAATCACCCATCCACACGCACATATGCagtttaaatttgtttaaacaCAGGACCAATTTAACTGTAATCTGGACCTCTGGGGTCTTTAACTGATATATCTGCTTCCTTACCCTGCAGTCTGTCCTCCAACATTTCATGATAAAAGTTTCCCAGCAGGTTTACAGACAAATTACgttacataataaaataactttTGTGCTTGAGGCCACATAAACTCTGGTGTTCTACAACCTCTCAATCTGATGTTGTATTAAAATATGGGACAAAATCAACCTGTTTTGTACATATGGGTTTATAGAGAATATAATACCATATTTTTTCATAGCTTCCTTTTGGATGCATACAGCTTACAGTCTgtcacctggtcgctacctttttagaAAGTCCTGGCCTCACCTGCATTCTGTGCTCAGGAAcgccacaaacacagcaacattagaagaaaataacaaattacAGGCAGacggcagagtctctgcagataaaaacaCCTCCACACACTTTAAGTggctcataagtgatgactgagaggatCACGTTTGTATTATCCTGCATAGTTTACCTTTATACACAACTACAGTGTTTGTATTGTCTGTATATATTATCATGCATCagaactttattgtcattaattCCAGCTTTCTCTGTATGTCCACTGAATGCCTAAATTAAATGCGTTTAATGCACTTCTGTATCTTTCCTGAGTTTATTCTTATCTTTTATTTGCAGGTTTATATATTTAACAGTTTGCCTGAATGTTTGGCATTTGCTTGTACACAGGGCGACCATGTAAAAGTGAATGAGCTGctcaaatgaaaatgtaaatcttCAGTTTAGGAAAGCACAGTTATGATCCTTGTCACTACTCAGAGACCAGCTGGGAAAAAACAAGAGaccaagaaacacaaaactttgtgcttttgattgtttttaatcagGAAGACATTTTATTGTGACTGTGACATGTATAGATCTTGTAGTGGAACACATGCTGTCAAACAATGTGAGCTCTTTATTCAGCACAGCAGTGAGTGATTCTCTGTCACTCACTGTTGACTCTAGTACATGTAGCTGCTGGCAGCAAAACTATGGAGCATAATACcaatacattttgtttgaagTCATTCACTAACAGTGCTGTTTTCTTAAACACAAGATACAatcagagcagtgtgtgtgtgtgtgtgtgtgtgtgtgtgtgtgtgtgtgtgtgtgtgtgtgatgcagcaGATACATGATCGCATGGAAGTAGCTCAGTAAGCTCAATATCAATCACTTATCAATATTATCACATCCACTCCTTGGTCCATGAGGCTGGTCTTTAATCTCTCAGGCCTGTGTGTCTGGTCTggggacagagagaaacacaaagaaaagagagagttACACAACATGGCTTCTCAACAGTCATTTGTTGAGACCCAAGACTGACTGTCTTTGTTATTTCAATGTACTGGAGGGCCAGGCAGGCCTGGAGGCCTGGAGGCCTGGAGGGCCTGGAGCCTGGAAGGCCTGGCGGCCGGGAGGGCCCTGTAACAGAGACAGTTGATAAAttctacagcagcagatcagttaaaataaatatggagcttttttcctatctttattcaagagagtggtatgtcaatttgagagcattattcattgatttcacattcagattttgtaatattgtcCCTCAAAACCCTGCCCTCACACTCAAATAACCTCTGCTTGCACTTAGATCtactgtttctgctcaaactgtgtgctcacactcagatacaatgttgcttgcacagatttcctgctccagCTTCAGCTCTTCTCCTCGCCCTCAAGCTGCTTCTGTGCGCTcgtggaatttctgctctcagatttctgccctgctctTGGatatttttgtgtaacaaccctgtcaaaatcctccaaccaatagaatgccagGTTTATTGCTGACCAATGAAAAAATCCCTGCCTCCTTGCGGCGCTTGCTTTAGTCTTAAAGCATCCCATCTGGGCAGGTACTCTTTAACGCGTTTATCCATTTATCCATTCATTATGAAATGTTCTTCCATTGCTTTCTTTACGACTTTTGGAATAAAGGGACTGTTAATTTACATATGTGCGCCTGTATTTTTTTACTATAATAGCTGCATACAGTATAATGGCGGATTGCTGGCCAACATGGGCCGTCAAAGTCAAGGACCTCAAGtaagtagtttttttttcttttaatggtgCTATTACTTCCTTCAGATTGAATTGATAAAGTCATATTTGCGGCACAAGAATACATCCATGATAATATGATTAGCTTTCAAGAGTTGTATGTTACGTAAACACTGTTGCTAAGCAAGAACTAACAACAAAATGGACACTGCCGTGTTTacttatttctgtattttagtGTTTGGGAATGGGAAAAGTACCAACAGCAAAAGTAAATAACTTATCTAAAACATTAAGACAGTAGAAAACAGAAGTAAATTCAATGAGCtactacattttaaaaacacaactgacttatcgtgtgtgtatatacagtggAAACCTCTTATAGTGATCACGGTTGCGTAGGTTTGGTTGTGGACATGTCTATCTGTAACTGCCGTGAAACAATCagaaatttatgttttattccTCTCATTCACTTTCTTTCTACCAATGCTcgctctcctcatccattctctAGCTCGCTCGAccactgcttctctctctctctctctctctctctctctctctctcttctcttttttaaaatgagtcTGAAAGCAGTCAGCAAAACCTAACTTTACCTTTAACGTTAtcaaagaaagagaaatgtCCTCTTTCTTCCTAGTAATGACTTGTCTTCCCTCATGGCAGGGTTATAAAGCATTACAGGTTGCGTTTCTCTAAAAGTCGATTCTGGTTCAACACAGTTAAAGAGCACCCACCCAGGACGCTCTAAAACTAAAGCAAGTTTGCCTGCAAGGAGGCAGGcatgggggattttgacagggttgtcacacaaaaaaatccaagagcagggcagaaatctgagagcagaaattctaCGAGTGCACAGAAACAGCTTGAGGGCGAGGAGAAGAGCTGAAGatggagcaggaaatctgtgcaagcaacattgtatctgagtgcgagcacacagtttgagcagaaacagtaGATCTAAGcacaagcagaggctatttgagtgcgaaGGCAGGGTTTTGAGGgacaatattacaaaatctgaatatgaaatcaaaaaataatgctctcaaattgacataccactctcttgaataaagataggaaaaaagctccataaataaatatatttgtaaataacaaataaCCAAACATTAAGAACTATTATTGATACAACTTGCTTAATCATGAGTTAattaaaatattgaaatctgACAGTAAGGATCTTTAGCAACTGTTTATTGAGACACATTCTGGAAGATTCTGTTATGTAATTATAATATAAGGAATAAACTCTGCATTAAGGTTTGGTCTTAACTGCCAGTCCAGTTCCTCCTGGGTAATAGCCAGCGTGGACATATCTCTCTTCTGTGTTTCCATTTCCCCTCTCCACCTATAACAAATTACAGGTGTCAGCtctcatgaatgaatgaaaatcaaactgcagattaaaacagaacaaactctTTGAATAACGCTTTAGATTACAGCCAGCATAGTGTGAATATTTAGTTCATATAGGGTGTCAGTAAAATACTGGAGACATACAGTGggccaaaaatgtaaatacaggGACGAGTTTACGGAATAAGAAGGTAACAGGTTGTGTTTAACAGGGACTGAGAAACAGACTAAATTACACTCTGTATTTTAATTACAAGTATTTAATAATTACAGGGTACAGTGACATTGTTAATGTGGAACAATGCATTAAAAATTATAAAGAGATTGATAGTGTCAATATTAAAGTGAAATTTGTGGTGGTTTCATCTgtacttgttaaaaaaaaatactttgtaaAAATAAGTTCATACATACACAGTActtacatttgttaaaaaaaagtgtgttaaaCCAGGAAAAAAGTTTTACTTTTATAGCTTTAACCATAGAAAATTGTTTAAaatgatagaaaataaaatgctaGAAAACAATAATATGATGTTTGATCCATCTGGTGATCAAAACTGAGTCTAAACTCCTCTTAGAAAACAACTTAATTCTTCATGTACGTAGTTTGGCTCCTTTTAATGCAACCCTGTCTCACAGACATTATGTTTGAACACTTTTTTTAGTAACAATAAATAGTTTAGAAGAACACATAATGTCAGCCAGATGACATTTCCTTTTAACATAACGAGGACATGTTGATACTGAACATAGCAGTGAAACATTCGATGACTTTAAAGGTGAGAGAACACAATGTTAAACCAGCACATTGTGACAATAGGAGAAGCTTCTTACAGTCAGTGGATGTTTTTACCTGATCAGGAGGCAGCTGATCATCTCTCACCACAGCGGCTGCATCAGTAGAAGTGAAGGCTGTGATGAGCAGGAAAACCTGCAGACACAACAGGACCAGCAGCACACTTTTGTCCATGGCTGATGAACAGAGTTTGACACAGCTGTTAAACACACACGTCTTTATATACCTACTGCCAACCAACCACTGTCATGAtgagaaagggaaagaaatTCAGAGGGTGTGTGTAGATGTAAATCACCCATCCACACGCACATGTGCAAtttaaaattgtttgtttaatcacAAAACCAATTTAACCATAATCTTGAGTTCTGGTATGTTTAACTGATATATCTGCCTTCTTACCCTGCAGTCCGTTCTTGGGCATTTCCTGATAAAAGCATCCCAGCAGGTTTACAGACCGGGGGGGCGGTGTTCAGCTGACcatgggcgagaggcagggtacaccctggacaggtcgtcagactatcacagggctgacacatcgagatagacaaccattcatgcacacattcacacctacggccaatttagagtcaccaattagcctgaatgtctttgggctgtgggagCAAAcaggagtacctggagaaaacctacactgacacagggagaacatgcaaactccgcactgCTAAGTTGGACCACTCAATTTATAGTACAGTGTTAATCTGCAGTCAGTTTAGGGAAGCGCAGTTGGGATCTCTACTAAACAccttggtatggtacctttggaaccaacagtaagcctgcagacatggtacctagaccttaGGGTTTCCATGGCAAACTCTttaatgtgggcggggttgttgtcactcactgctccgtccagctctCATTGTATTTCCTCCTCTATACGTCTGTACCTCATTTATCGTCTACAGAACGAGgtttcacactgacattttcaaaacaaaactaGAAAATCACTCAAAGAGTGCAGACCTCTCATCACAATTAgattatttgcatcactatcattattaggttatatatgccgtATTTAGCGATTAGCGTCAGTGATTACCCAACATTAGCCAACGTTAGCAATTAGCTAACGTTTAGCTAACtttcgctaactgctaacatttGTCAATCGCTAACGTTATGCTACCTTTTGTAACTGCAGGAATAAACACACCTGTAGGAAAGAAATAGGCAACGTTGCCGTTTATGgctgtttaaaaatgtgctgGATCTAGTACCAGCTGAAAATGTCTTCAATGTAATCGCTAACTTTAGCCGCTATTTTGTTTAAGCATGtgcatgaccaaaacatcaagTTGGGGGGCAGTTTTAATCAACAGCAGCATCTTGTACATACTGTGTCATTGAGTCAGGAAAACCCCCATTCAGTCAGACGATAAACTTGTATAAACCTGTATGTATTCCTGACGAGCCCAAGTAGGCCTACTCGCCACTGCCAACCAGTGGCGCACGTCTGGTCATGGAATGAGTCTATTCTAAAACTCTGTGAATGAACAGTGCTATTTAACgctattttatcattttatccactttgcttcaaccgatcaccaccaaaaatttatcatctgttccttgtctcattatccacctttcctgaaaatttaatcaaaatctgttcataactttttgagttattctgcagacaaacaaacaaacagacaaacggAGAAGgtaataaaacaggctgcagtgagagtctctctccattgGATagttaaaaatagtgggtttgtgcatttagaccttctaaggcaagctcaggggtttaatGTTGCCGGAGCCCACGGGAGCAACTctccatgatttttttttctctatgtgaggattgggatatatACAGCTGAAAGTAAtacatcatttttcattttttatttccactCATTACTAAGAGTGTATGtgatccaagagagacaataaaaacttaaGTAATGATCAAAATTGtgacattgaaatttaaggtgtacTGACGGATTCGTGTCAGCTagtaaacattccaccttaaaagttgccggcagtcagcTCAGTGAATTaggttattttttctcagactccagctgctgcaagaggcagcaaaacaatctttaattttatagttacagtttacctGTACGTATATGTTTAACCCTTCATGGTATGaccagtggttacatgagcctcaaaaccagtgTCTACTcggccctgagcagagtgactttCTGCTATTGGCCAGTCAATGGACTGCaatgttcacagctccaccttttgaACCttatctgtgtgctaggtaccccaacagaggggggaccaaaattGGGAATGACCATTCAcagcttttcacagtggaaacagtgtaccgaactgaactgaactgtgttgctttggtggaaacagggcttcaGAGCTGGGAAAACAAGACCAAGTAACACAAAACTTTCtgctttttacacattttattgtGATCTGTATAAAACTTATGGTGGAACACATATTGTCAAACAACGTGAGCACTGTCTTCAGCACAGCAGTGAGTCCCTTACTGACACTCACCGTTGACTCTAGCACATGTAGCTGTTGGCAGCAATAGCATTTGAGAGTAAACACCGATTAACTTTGCTTTCACAAGCAGTTCACTGACAGTGCTATTTGCTTTAATAAAGTCAGTgcagtgtgtatttatgtgatgTAGCAGTTACATGATCACCAGCATTAATTCCCTTGGAAATAGCTCAATCAGTATTATAGCTTCCACCGTTCTGTCCACGTATGTGTCTGGTCATTCATCCACTAGAACCGTGCCTCTGGTCTGGGGGACTGAGAGAgtgagacacacaaaaaagaaagagataAGCTACACAAAATGGCTTCTCAACAGACATTTGTTCACCTGTTCATCGGAAATACATATTTAGAAGTTTTTTTCTCATGAAGAAATCTTTCATGTCTTAAAATGGCTGAAATGTAACTCCCTTCCTTTGCCTCATTTACCATGCAAAGGTCTATGAACATGCAAGTTGGTTCCAGCCTCTATCTTCCCCCACCCCTCACCCTATCACCAAAagaaatgttggtattgtatgttTGCACTGTGCGTGGACTGGCTTCCACAAAGTGTGGAAATACTACAGTGggctacttttactttacatGTAATGTAGTTAGTTAATGAAATGTTCCTTGGCCTCGAAGGTGATGGTGGTTTATGATATGACAGTAAATTGTGTGGATGCTAAAGTTTGCAGCTTATGTGCTCTAACATAAGCCAcgggggtccagatttctccttagtcattagttcaaggtccgcAGAGTTGAGTAAATTCAGCGCCATGCTTGCATTTgtccatgtcgttgagctagtttgctgtctctgttaagtagctctcctgttattcactcactctatagcaggaaacagcacttaaaaATTAAAAGCTCTGCGCCGGAAATTGACTCTACTTCAAAATAAGGTGTGTTTTTtgcaaacttgacacatttgtgagtcacttgagGTTCAGAATGGACTACAAATGActcacttttggaccatgacccccCAATTGGGAAACATTGCGTTAGagtatacaaacacacaagtaAATTCTTTCCTTCCATTTGTGCTCTTGTTTGTCAGTTTTGTAAAGGCTACACATATTACATGCTCTTTGAATGCTGAGTGTTGCAAATGATTGGACAATCATTGTCTGGGGAGGGGTTTATCAGACAATCTGTTTCACATTCATAAAcagaataaacacaaatataattACAGATTCATATTAACAGTTTATTTACAAAACAGTCACTTTTAGAAGAGAACTGTTTTTCAGTCAGGACCATTTTAGTCAAAACTAACTTTATTTCCacttgcagtattatatttggtggtatggctctgttctggggcctctctgtct is a window from the Epinephelus fuscoguttatus linkage group LG15, E.fuscoguttatus.final_Chr_v1 genome containing:
- the LOC125902503 gene encoding EMI domain-containing protein 1-like isoform X3, producing MDKSVLLVLLCLQVFLLITAFTSTDAAAVVRDDQLPPDQVERGNGNTEERYVHAGYYPGGTGAAGPLGRLGLPGFPGPPGPPGLPGPPGPPGPPGPPGPPSPPFPTSPPPPRPDTQA